The following proteins are encoded in a genomic region of Oryzias latipes chromosome 17, ASM223467v1:
- the LOC101161269 gene encoding protein fem-1 homolog A-like — translation MDINTAVFCAAREGKLKLLQKLLSNKSPEELEVLAGEKTQGGTALLIASRNGHLEVVDYLVAHCKANVELGGSVNFDGETIEGAPPLWAASAAGHLPVVKTLLKHGASVNNATLTNSTPLRAACFDGHLEIVRYLVEHKADMEVANRHGHTCLMISCYKGHKEIAKFLLDRGADVNRKSVKGNTALHDCAESGSLEIMKMLLKCNARMERDGYGMTPLLAASVTGHTKIVEYLAHQPWTSREERIDALELLGATFVDKKRDLMGAIRYWRRAMELRQPGDQAGPLAKPPPGPPISAYGCAQEVSSAEELEALITDPDEMRMQALLVRERILGPSHPDTSFYIRYRGAVYADSGNFERCISLWKYALDMQQSNLDPLSPMTAASFLSFAELFSFVLQDRSKGTLSTSITFQDLMTVLVKSVREVERAVAQRDSPPEAPQFTKALYIILHLIFLLEKLECTPEQEHQKKHTVYRLLKLNPRGRGGFTPLHMAADKETTSVGRYPVGRFPSLPVAALLLECGADVDSRDCENNTPLHVAANNSCPEIMALLMKAGAHFDTTNAQKKMACELLDEHSGGHPALYTLNYITLQCLAARAIEKHRLPYRGLISKEIEAFIELH, via the coding sequence ATGGATATAAACACGGCGGTTTTCTGCGCGGCCAGAGAGGGTAAGCTAAAACTTCTCCAGAAGTTGCTGAGCAACAAAagtccagaggagctggaggtttTGGCCGGGGAGAAAACGCAGGGAGGCACCGCATTGCTGATCGCCTCCCGGAACGGACACTTGGAGGTGGTGGACTACCTGGTGGCTCACTGTAAGGCGAACGTGGAGCTCGGCGGCTCCGTCAACTTTGACGGGGAGACCATCGAGGGGGCTCCGCCGCTGTGGGCGGCTTCGGCCGCCGGTCACCTCCCGGTGGTGAAGACGCTTCTGAAACACGGCGCGTCGGTGAACAACGCCACTCTGACCAATTCTACGCCGCTCCGCGCCGCCTGCTTTGACGGTCACCTGGAGATCGTCCGCTACCTGGTGGAGCACAAAGCCGACATGGAGGTGGCCAACCGCCACGGTCACACCTGCCTCATGATCTCCTGCTACAAAGGCCACAAGGAGATCGCCAAATTCCTCCTTGATCGAGGTGCGGACGTGAACCGCAAAAGCGTGAAGGGGAACACCGCCCTCCACGACTGCGCAGAGTCCGGGAGCCTGGAGATCATGAAGATGCTGTTGAAGTGCAATGCCCGAATGGAGAGGGATGGCTACGGAATGACCCCCCTGCTGGCTGCAAGTGTCACGGGTCACACTAAAATCGTGGAATATCTCGCCCACCAGCCTTGGACCTCCAGAGAGGAGCGCATTGATGCTCTGGAACTGTTAGGAGCCACCTTTGTGGACAAAAAGCGAGATCTGATGGGGGCCATTAGGTACTGGAGGAGAGCCATGGAGCTGAGGCAGCCAGGGGACCAAGCCGGACCGCTGGCCAAGCCTCCACCCGGACCCCCGATCTCTGCGTATGGCTGTGCACAGGAGGTGAGCTcggcagaggagctggaggcttTGATCACAGACCCAGATGAAATGCGGATGCAGGCTTTGTTGGTCCGGGAGCGCATCCTCGGGCCGTCCCACCCAGACACCTCATTTTACATCCGCTACAGGGGCGCTGTGTACGCCGACTCTGGCAACTTTGAGCGCTGTATCAGCCTGTGGAAGTATGCCTTAGACATGCAGCAGAGCAACCTGGATCCTCTGAGTCCCATGACGGCCGCCAGCTTCCTGTCTTTTGCAGagcttttctcttttgttcttCAGGACAGGTCCAAAGGCACGCTGTCGACTAGCATCACCTTCCAGGATCTGATGACTGTGCTGGTGAAGAGCGTGAGGGAGGTTGAGAGGGCCGTGGCCCAGAGGGATAGCCCCCCAGAGGCCCCCCAGTTCACCAAGGCCCTCTACATCATCCTCCACCTCATTTTTTTACTGGAGAAGCTGGAGTGCACGCCGGAGCAGGAGCACCAGAAGAAGCACACCGTGTACCGGCTCCTGAAGCTGAACCCCAGAGGTCGGGGCGGCTTCACTCCCCTCCACATGGCGGCGGACAAGGAAACCACGTCGGTGGGCCGCTACCCTGTGGGCCGCTTCCCCTCGCTGCCGGTGGCGGCGCTGCTCCTGGAATGCGGTGCAGATGTGGATTCACGCGATTGTGAGAACAACACGCCACTGCACGTCGCAGCGAACAATAGCTGTCCGGAGATCATGGCGCTGCTCATGAAGGCCGGCGCCCACTTTGACACCACAAATGCACAGAAGAAGATGGCCTGCGAGCTGCTGGACGAGCACAGCGGCGGGCACCCGGCTCTTTATACTTTAAACTACATCACCCTCCAGTGCCTAGCGGCGCGGGCGATAGAGAAGCACAGGCTGCCTTACAGAGGACTGATATCTAAAGAAATAGAGGCTTTTATTGAGCTGCACTGA